ACCCTGTGATTCATTTCACGAATCACAGGGCGGTGCTGTCATTTAGCCTCGCAAGGCCCCTGCCACGGCGTCGTGCGCGGCCTGCGCCAGTTCGCGCCGGTGCGCACCCACGCCTTCGATGGGAGCCAGCGCCTGCAGCCGCGCCCGCACCGGCTCGCCCTCCAGGATCCGGAACATACTGTCGACAAAACTGATATCGCCGCTATAGTCGACCGACGGGTGATGGCCGCCGCCAGCGTCGAGATAGGCCAGCGCATACGGCTGCACCGCCACCTTGGCATCGATGGCGGCCTCGAACAGGTTGGCGTGGAAAGGCAGCACCTCACCCTGATGCGAGGTCGTCCCTTCGGGGAAGAAGGCCACGCGCTGGCCCTGCGCCAGCACCGCGACGATGCCCTTGAAGATATGGCGCAGCTCGCGTCGGTTGCCGCGCGCGATGAACACCGTGCCAGCAGCGTGCGCCAGCCAGCCCAGCACCGGCCAGGCGCGGATCTCGGCCTTGGCCACGAAACGGCACGGGTACAGGGCGTTGATCACGAAGATGTCGAGCCAGGAGACGTGGTTGGCCACCACCAGCGCATGCTCGAGCACCGGCGCGCCGGGCGCGGCTTCCACGCTGACCCGGCAGATGCCGACCAGCTTGCGCGACCAGCGCCGCGTCAGGCGCGCGCGCAACGCGTTCGACGCCAGCGGGAACACGACGGCGCAGGTGGCCAGGCCGGCCACCAGGTGGACCGCGAGGCGCGCAAGGCGCAATGCCAGGCGCAGCTTCACGATGCGCGAAGCTCGAACGGGGCGGGCAAGGCCAGCGGCCCGCCGCGCTCAGCGCTGGTAAGCAACGCGGCCGCGCACGATGGTCGCACGTACCTGCCCGGCCAGCTCGTAGCCCAGGAAAGGCGTGTGCTTGCCCTGGCTGGCGAGCGCCTTGCGCTCGACCTTCCAGCGCGCGTCCGGGTCGAACAGCACCAGGTCGGCCGCCGCGCCGACCGAGAGCGTGCCGGCGGGCAGGCCGGCAATGCGCGCCGCCTCATGCGTGATCTTGGAGATCGCCTGCACCAGCGCATCGCCGCCGTGCTGGTCCTCGGCCCACTTCAGGCTCAGCGATAGCAGCAGTTCCAGGCCGGTGGCGCCGGGCGAAGCTTCGCCGAAAGGCAGCAGTTTCTCGTCGTCGTCGACCGGGGTGTGGTCCGAGCAGATCGCATCGACGGTGCCATCGAGCAGGCCGCTGCGGATCGCTTCACGGTCGCGCTGGCTGCGCAGCGGCGGATTGAAGCGCGCGTTGGGATCGAAGAAGCCGATGTCGGCATCGGTCAGGTGCAGGTGATGCACGCCGACGTCGCAGCTGACCGGCAAGCCTTCTTTCTTGGCCGCCCTGACCAGCGCCAGGCCTTCGCTCGACGACATGCGGCACAGGTGCACGCGGGCGCCGCTGGCGCGCATGAGTTCGAAAATGGTGTGCAGCGCGATGGTCTCGGACATGGTCGGCACGCCGGACAGGCCCAGGCGCGAAGCCAGCGGCCCGCTGTGGGCCACGCCGCCACGGCCGATATGGGCATCCTGGGGACGCAGCCACACGGTGAAACCGAAGGTTTTCGCATACTGCATCGCACGCAGCAGCACGTTGGTGTCGAGCACCGGCACTTCGGCCTGCGAAAAGCCGATGCAGCCGGCCTCGGTCAGCTCGGCCATCTCGGTGAGCGCCTGGCCCTTCAGGCCCATGGTCAGTGCGCCCAGCGGGTGCACATTGGCCTGGTCGAGAATGCGCGCGCGGTGCTTGAGCATCTCTACCAGGCCCGGCTCGTCCAGTACCGGGTCGGTGTCCGGCGGGCACACCAGGGTAGTCACGCCGCCCTGCATCGCCGCCTGCATTTCAGATTCGAGCGTCGCCTTGTACTCGTAGCCCGGCTCGCGCAGGCGCGCCGACAGGTCGACCAGCCCCGGCGCGACCACCAGGCCGCTGGCGTCGATGGTGTTGTCGGCCACGAAGCCGTCCGGGGCGGTGCCGATGGCGGCAATCACGCCGCCGGCGATGTACACGTCCTGTACCTTGTCGATGCCGTTTGCCGGGTCGATCACGCGCCCGTTCTTGATATGGTGTTTCATGCGTTCGAATTTCAAGTCCTGCCTCCCGCCAAAATGCTCATGACCGCCATCCGTACCGCGATCCCGAAGGTCACCTGCGGCAGGATCACCGCCTGGCCGCCGTCCGCCACCGCCGAGTCGATCTCGACACCGCGGTTCATCGGCCCGGGGTGCATCACGATCGCGTCCGGCCGGGCCAGCGCCAGGCGCTCCGGGGTCAGGCCGTAGCTCTTGAAGTATTCCTGTGCCGAGGGCAGCAGCGCGCCACTCATGCGCTCGCTCTGCAGGCGCAGCATGATGATCACGTCGACGTCCTTCAGCCCTTCGTTCATGTCGGTGAAGGTGCGCACGCCCATTTGTTCCAGGCCGCCAGGGAGCAGCGTGTGCGGGCCGATGGCGCGCACTTCGGGCACGCCCAGCGTGGTCAGCGCGTGGATGTCCGAACGCGCCACGCGGCTGTGAAGAATGTCGCCGACGATCGCCACCCGCAGGTTGGTGAAGTCTTTCTTGTAGTGGCGAATCGTGTACATGTCGAGCAGGCCCTGGGTCGGGTGCGCGTGCCGGCCGTCGCCGGCATTGACCACGTGCACGTGCGACTGCCCGCTCTCGATCAGGTGCTTGGCGATCAGGTAGGGCGCGCCCGACTGCGCATGGCGCACCACGAACATGTCGGCGTGCATGGCCGACAGGTTGTCGATGGTATCGAGCAGCGACTCGCCCTTGCTGGCCGACGACGCCTGGATGTTCAGGTTGATGACGTCGGCCGACAGGCGCTTGGCCGCGATCTCGAAGGTAGTGCGGGTGCGGGTACTGTTCTCGAAGAACAGATTGAACACGCTCTTGCCGCGCATGAGCGGCACCTTCTTGACCTCGCGGTCGGAGATGCCCACGAAGCTCGACGCGGTGTCGAGGATGTGGTTCACGATGGACTTGGGCAGGCCTTCGATGCTGAGCAGGTGCTGCAGCTCGCCGTTCTTGTTCAGCTGTGGATTATTTTGCAGTAGTTTCGGCATGGCTCGTGGTTGGGGCAGGATCTTCTTCAATGGTCAGCGCGAGCTGGCCGGCATCGCCGCGCTGCAGGCACAGCGACTGGTGCGAGGGCAGCGTGGTGCGTACGCCGACATAGTCGGCAGCCACCGGCAGCTCGCGCCCGCCGCGGTCGGCCAGCGCCGCCAGCCGGATGCAGGCCGGGCGTCCGTAGTCGAACAGCACGTTGACCGCGGCGCGCACGGTGCGGCCGGTCTCCAGCACATCGTCCACCAGCACGATGGTGGCGCCATCGACCGCGAAGCGGATGTGGGTCGGCTTGACGTCCGGGTGCAGGCCTTTTTTCGCATAATCGTCGCGATAGAACGAGACGTCGATGGTGCCGAAGCGGCCCAGCAGGTCGAGGTCGCGCGCCAGCCGTTCGGCCAGCCAGGCTCCGCCCGAGTGGATGCCCACGATGGCGGGGTCCGGCACGCCGGCCAGGCCGGCGCGGACCTGGGCCAGCAGCTCGCGGTACAGGCTTTCCGCGTCATACTCCAGTTTAGGTGTTGGCATGTTCGTCAAAGTATTGTTGCAAGATGATGGCGGCCGCCTTGGCGTCGATAAGCTCGCCGCGCTTGTGCGCGATGACAACCGAGGAATAGCGCTCGTCGACCAGGTCGACTGGCAGGCTGAAGCGGCCGTGGAGCTGGTTGGCGAAGCGCCGCGCACGCAGGGTCATGTCGTGCTCGGCGCCATCGGGATGGCGCGGCTCGCCCACGATCAGGCGGGCCGGCTTCCATTCGTCGATAAGCTCGCCGATGACCTGGAAACGGGTGGTGTTGTCGATGGCCTTGATGACCGTCAACGGTTGCGCCTGTCCAGTCAGGGTGTTGCCGGTGGCGATGCCAATGCGCTTCACCCCGAAGTCAAAACCGAATACGATGTCCACCATCAGGGAAAGGCACTTTCTTTATGCATGGCCGGCTTCGGTTGCAAGCATGAGTGGATCGATTCCCAGCAGTTTGATGGCGGCGGTATAGCGCTCTTCGATCGGCAGGTCGAACAGGACGTGGGCATCGGCGGCGACCGTGAGCCAGCCGTTGCGGGAAAGTTCTTCTTCGAGCTGGCCAGGGCTCCAGCCCGAATAACCGATCGATACCAGCATGCGGGCCGGACCGGCGCCGTTGGCAACGGCCTCGAGCACGTCGATCGAGGTCGTGAAAGCGACGTCGTCGGTCACGGTGAGCGAGGACGAATAGCGGCCGCCGGGCGAGTGCAACACGAAGCCGCGGTCGTCCTGGACCGGGCCGCCAAACATGATCGGCTCGTCCACCACCGAGGAGCGCAGGCCTGCGCCGAGCTTCAGGTCGACCCGGTCGAACAGCACTTCCATTGTCATGTCGGTCGGCTTGTTGATGACCACGCCGAGCACGCCTTTTTCGTTGTGCTCGCAGACATAGACTACCGTGCCGCCGAAAATCGGATCCTGGATCGATGGCATCGCGATCAGGAAATGGTTGGCGAGGTTGAGGCCGGAAGAAACGGGGCCGATGTTCCCCAGCGTATCGTCTTCCGGTGGCATGCCGGGCATCGGTAGAGTCTTGCCAACTTTGCTTTTTTTCATACGCTTACTCTCAGATGGGCTCACTCTGGTTATCGGCCACCGCAAGAACAACAGACGACCGGGAAGTGTCCACGAAACAACGTTACGCTTTTCGATAGTTTACACTGAATCCGTCCAAGGGCTGTGGAAGCGCCACGCCACGCACCGCAAGTGCTGCAATACCGATGCGGTCCGGTCCCGCTACTGTCCCGCCCTGATGGCTGCACTGCAGCCTAGGAAGAATCCTACCCAGTAAAATCGGTCGCCACCTTGACCCCGAGCACGATGATGAATACGAGCAACTCCTTGGTGTGGTTCCGGCGCGATTTGCGCGCATTCGACCATGCAGCCCTGCATCGGGCCTTGACCTCGTCCGGGTGTGTGTATTGCGTTTTCGTGTACGACAGCGATATCCTCGATGCGCTGCCCCGTGACGACCGGCGCGTGCGGTTCATTCATGCCAGCCTGGCCAGCCTCGACACCGAGCTGCGCCAGCTCGGTGGCTATCTGATCGTGCGGCAAGGCCGCCCGCTGGAGGTGATTCCCGCGCTCGCCGCCCAATTGCAGGTCGACGCGGTCCATGTCTGCACCGATTATGAACCCGAGGCGGTCGATCGCGACGCACGCGTGGCAGCCCTGTTGGAAGCTGATAACAGGAAATTTCACAGCTCTAAGGACCAGGTGATTTTCGAACAGCACGAAGTGCTGACCCTGGCAAAAGGCCCGTTCTCGGTGTTCACGCCCTACAAGAACGCCTGGCTCAAGCGCCTGGCCGCCATGCCGGAAACACTGGCAAGCTACCCGGTCGAGCCCTACGCGCACGCCTTTGCGGCGCCCACGGCGCCACCTGCCCTGCCTTCGCTCGAGCAGCTCGGATTCGAACCGGGCGAGCCGCCGCTGCCGGCCGGGATGGAAGGGGCGCAAGCGCTGTTCGAGCGCTTTGTGGAGCACATCGCCGACTACGGCCGCGCGCGCGATTTTCCGTCCGAAGATGGCACTTCGAGACTGTCGATCCACCTGCGCTTTGGCACCACCTCGATCCGCCACCTGGTGCGCAGCGCGCAGCAGATGGCGCTGAGCGGCGCTGGCGGGGAAGGTAGCCGGGTCTGGTTGTCGGAACTGATCTGGCGCGATTTCTATTCGATGATCCTGGCGCGCAATCCGCACGTGGTCACGCGTTCGTTCAAGCCGGCCTACGATGCGCTGGCATGGGAAACAGGCGCGCAGGCCGATGCCATGTTCAAGGCCTGGTGCGAAGGCCGCACCGGCTATCCGCTGGTGGATGCGGCGATGGCGCAGCTGAACCAGAGCGGCTTCATGCACAACCGCCTGCGCATGGTGAGCGCCAGTTTTCTCACCAAGGACCTGGGCATCGACTGGCGCCGCGGCGAGCGCTATTTCGCCCTCAAGCTCAACGATTACGAGCTGGCCTCGAACAACGGCGGCTGGCAGTGGGCGGCATCGACCGGATGCGACGCGCAGCCGTGGTTCCGGATCTTCAACCCGGTGTCGCAATCGACCCGGTTCGATGCGCACGGCGACTTTATCCGGGAGTGGGTACCGGCGCTGGAGCGGCTGGGCGCAAAGGAGATTCACGCGCCGTGGCTGGTCGATGCCGGGGTGCTGGCAGCCAAAGGCGTGGTGCTGGGGCGCGACTATCCGTTGCCGGTGGTCGAGCACGACGTGGCGCGCAAGCGCACGCTCGAGCGGTTCTCGGTGGTCAAGAAGCTGGCCGGCTGATCGGGCCGGCGCCGGCCTTAGCCCTGCCCCAGCAGTTTCTCGACCTCTGCCAACAACACCGCCTCCTGGTACGGTTTCCCGAAGAAGGCGTTTACTCCCAGCTCCAGCGCCACGTTGCGGTGCTTGTCGGCCGTGCGCGAGGTGATCATGATGATCGGCACGGCCTGGGTCGCCGGGTTCTCGCGCAGCTGGCGGGTCAGGTCGAAACCATCCATGCGCGGCATCTCGATATCGACCAGCATCAGGTCGGGCCTAGCCTGGGCAATCTGCTCGAGCGCATCGACGCCGTCCTTGGCCAGCATCACCGCATAGCCTTCGCGTTCGAGCAGGCGCTGGGTAACGCGGCGCACGGTGATCGAATCGTCCACCACCATGACGGTGGCGCGCTGCTTGGGCGCCGCATCGGGCGTGCCGCTGGCGGCAGGCATGGCGGGCTGCTGCGCCAGCGCCACCGGATCGAGGATCAGCACGATCTCGCCGGTTCCCAGCACCGTGGCGCCGGCAATGCCGGGCATGCGCGCCAGTTGCGGGCCAACGTTCTTGACCACCACTTCGCGGTTGCCCAGTACCTCGTCCACGCGCAGCGCGATGCGCCCACCGGCGCCATGCACCACCAGCACCGGATTGAGGCGCTGCATGGCAGCGCCATGATCGCGCTCACCCAGTAGCGCGGCGAGCGTGTGCAGCGCCTGCGGCTGCCCGGCCACCGCGATCGATCCCGATGCCTGGGCGGCGGCCAGGTCGGTATCGCGCACCTGCATGACTTGCTCGACCAGGGTCGATGGCAGCGCGTAGGTACGGCCATTGCTGGCCACCAGCACCACCTGCGCCACCGCCAGCGTGAGCGGCAGGTGGATCGCGAAACGGGTGCCCTTGCCCGGCTCGGTCGTGACCACCACGCGCCCGCCCAGTGCCTGCGCTTCGGAGCGCACCACGTCCATGCCGACGCCGCGGCCGGCCAGCTCGGTCAGCGCATCGGCGGTCGAGAAGCCCGGCTCGAAAATCAGTTCGGCCGCCTCCTGGTCGGACAAGCCCGCGTCCGGCCCGATCAGGCCCAGCGTGCGCGCCTTGGCGCGGATGCGTTCCAGGTCGAGCCCGGCGCCGTCGTCGCCGAAATGGATCGCCACTTCGTTGCCATGCTGCTCGACCTGCACCAGGATCTCGCCGGTTTCGGGCTTGCCTGCTGCGCTGCGCTGCGAGCGCGGTTCGATGCCATGCACGATCGCATTGCGCAGCAAATGCTCGAAAGGCGCCGCCATCTGCTCGAGCACGCTGCGGTCGATTTCCACCGCGCCGCCGCGAATGTCGAGGTTGACGCGCTTCTCCAGTTCTTTCGCGGTCTGGCGGGCCACCCGGAACAGGCGCTCGGACAAGCTCGCAAACGGCACCATGCGTACCCGCATCAGGTCGCGCTGCAGGTCGCGCGTCATGCGCGACTGCGCCGCCAGGTCCTCGGCCGCGCTGTCCACCGTGCGCGACAGGCTGTCGTGGAAGGCTTCCACGTCGTCCACGCTCTCGGCCATCATGCGCGTCAGTTCCTGCAGGCGCGTGAAGCGGTCGAATTCGAGCGGGTCGAACCTTTGCTCGCCCGCGATCGACAGGGTCGATGCAATCTGCGACTCGGCCTGGATCGCGATTTCGCGCATCTGGCGGCGCAGGCGGTCCAGGTTCTCTGAAAAGTCGGACAGCGCGCCCTTGAGCGAGCCGACCTGGTTTTCAAGGCGCGAGCGGCTGATCGACACTTCGCCGGCCTGGTTCACCACCCGGTCCAGGATGTCGGCACGCACCCGCACCAGCGGCGCACGCGCGCCGGGCGCTTCGGCCGGCGCTGGCGCGGCCTGCGCCGGTGGCGACGGTTGCTGCAACTGCTCGAACAGCAGTAGCGCCGCGTCGTAGCTGGCCAGCAGTTCGTCGAAGGCGGCCGGATTCGTTTCCAGCGCGCCAGCCCCGGCCTGCAACAGGCTCTCGATCTGGGTCTCGAGTTCGTGCGCATGCTGGCCCAGGCGCATGGCGCCGGCCATGCGGGCGCTGCCCTTGACGGTATGCAGCGCGCGCTGCAGGCCCTGGGCGGCGGCGCCGTCTTGCGGGTTCTGCTGCCACTGGCGCAGGCCATTGCCGATCTGCGGGAACAGGTCGGCGCCTTCTTCGAGAAATACCGGTAACAGGTCGGGATCGAGTTCGTCGCCAAAGACCGGGACGGCGGCCAGCGGTGCCGGCGCCGGCATCGGGTCCGGCACCGGGGCTGGTGCCTCGGGCGCCTGTTCCAGCACCGCCTCGTCGGGCGTGACCGGCACGAACGCCGCAGGCTCAGCGTCCGGCGCGGCCTGGTCCAGCTGCGGCGCCGCGAACGCCGCGGCGGCAAACGGGTCGTCGAAGAAGGAATCGAACAGGTCGTCGATCTCGCTCGCTGCGTTCGACTGGACAGCCTCGTCGCGCACTGCCGGTGGCGCGGCGGCTTCGGGTTTGGCTTCGGGTGGCGATGCCAGCAGCTCGGCGTAGGCGCTGGCAAAGAGCGCGTCGAGCTGATCGAGCAGGGCCGGGTCGGCGTCGCCGTAGGCATGGTCTGCCTGTTTGTCTGCCTGTTTGTCGGCCTGTTTGCTGGCCAGGCGCTCGCCGAGCAGGTGGAGCTGCCCGACCAGGTCCGGCTGGTTTGGGGCGAACTGGCCCAGCCCGAATACCTGCAGCATGGTGCGCACGCGCGACAAGCTGGCGTCGAGCAGATCGCGTCCGGCCGCGTCAAGCCGCGCGCCAGGGGCCGCCAGCTGTTCCAGTACCTGTTCCAGCGCATGGGCGAGCTCGTGCAGCGCGCCGTAGCCGACCGTGGCCGACGTGCCGGCCAGCGTGTGCGCAGCCTTCACCGCGTCCGGCGCGGCCGGCCGCTCCGGTTCTGCGCGCCAGGCCGCGAATTCGTCGGCCAGCAGCGTCACCAGCGCCTCGGTTTCGTCGAGGTAGACCGCATGCAGCGCAGGCGCAATGTCCAGCTCGCCAACGCGCTTGATCTCGGGACCGGCGGCAGTGGCCGCCGGCTCGGCCAGGTCGACCAGCAGCGGCACGTCGTCCAGCGCCGGCCCGTCTGCTTTCCGATCAGGCTCCGGGGCGCCCTGCTGCACCCGCGCCGCGGCCGCCGCGAGGGCTTCGCTGTCGCGTGCCGAGCAACCGTTGGCAAGCAGGTCGGCTACCCAATCGGACAGCTCCGCGTGCGCTTGCCGGAGCAGCGCCAGCAGCTCCGGCGTGGCGCTGCGCGCCTCGGACAGCCACAGGTTCATGACCCGCTCGATCGCCGCCGCCGCGTCGGCGAAGCGCTCCAGGCTGACCATGCGGCTGCTGCCCTTGAGCGTATGGAAAGAGCGGCGCAGCAGCGCCAGGATTTCCTGGCTGTCCGGGTT
Above is a genomic segment from Massilia sp. H6 containing:
- a CDS encoding aspartate carbamoyltransferase catalytic subunit; protein product: MPKLLQNNPQLNKNGELQHLLSIEGLPKSIVNHILDTASSFVGISDREVKKVPLMRGKSVFNLFFENSTRTRTTFEIAAKRLSADVINLNIQASSASKGESLLDTIDNLSAMHADMFVVRHAQSGAPYLIAKHLIESGQSHVHVVNAGDGRHAHPTQGLLDMYTIRHYKKDFTNLRVAIVGDILHSRVARSDIHALTTLGVPEVRAIGPHTLLPGGLEQMGVRTFTDMNEGLKDVDVIIMLRLQSERMSGALLPSAQEYFKSYGLTPERLALARPDAIVMHPGPMNRGVEIDSAVADGGQAVILPQVTFGIAVRMAVMSILAGGRT
- a CDS encoding 1-acyl-sn-glycerol-3-phosphate acyltransferase, coding for MKLRLALRLARLAVHLVAGLATCAVVFPLASNALRARLTRRWSRKLVGICRVSVEAAPGAPVLEHALVVANHVSWLDIFVINALYPCRFVAKAEIRAWPVLGWLAHAAGTVFIARGNRRELRHIFKGIVAVLAQGQRVAFFPEGTTSHQGEVLPFHANLFEAAIDAKVAVQPYALAYLDAGGGHHPSVDYSGDISFVDSMFRILEGEPVRARLQALAPIEGVGAHRRELAQAAHDAVAGALRG
- the ruvX gene encoding Holliday junction resolvase RuvX — protein: MVDIVFGFDFGVKRIGIATGNTLTGQAQPLTVIKAIDNTTRFQVIGELIDEWKPARLIVGEPRHPDGAEHDMTLRARRFANQLHGRFSLPVDLVDERYSSVVIAHKRGELIDAKAAAIILQQYFDEHANT
- a CDS encoding YqgE/AlgH family protein, with product MKKSKVGKTLPMPGMPPEDDTLGNIGPVSSGLNLANHFLIAMPSIQDPIFGGTVVYVCEHNEKGVLGVVINKPTDMTMEVLFDRVDLKLGAGLRSSVVDEPIMFGGPVQDDRGFVLHSPGGRYSSSLTVTDDVAFTTSIDVLEAVANGAGPARMLVSIGYSGWSPGQLEEELSRNGWLTVAADAHVLFDLPIEERYTAAIKLLGIDPLMLATEAGHA
- a CDS encoding dihydroorotase, yielding MKHHIKNGRVIDPANGIDKVQDVYIAGGVIAAIGTAPDGFVADNTIDASGLVVAPGLVDLSARLREPGYEYKATLESEMQAAMQGGVTTLVCPPDTDPVLDEPGLVEMLKHRARILDQANVHPLGALTMGLKGQALTEMAELTEAGCIGFSQAEVPVLDTNVLLRAMQYAKTFGFTVWLRPQDAHIGRGGVAHSGPLASRLGLSGVPTMSETIALHTIFELMRASGARVHLCRMSSSEGLALVRAAKKEGLPVSCDVGVHHLHLTDADIGFFDPNARFNPPLRSQRDREAIRSGLLDGTVDAICSDHTPVDDDEKLLPFGEASPGATGLELLLSLSLKWAEDQHGGDALVQAISKITHEAARIAGLPAGTLSVGAAADLVLFDPDARWKVERKALASQGKHTPFLGYELAGQVRATIVRGRVAYQR
- a CDS encoding deoxyribodipyrimidine photo-lyase — its product is MNTSNSLVWFRRDLRAFDHAALHRALTSSGCVYCVFVYDSDILDALPRDDRRVRFIHASLASLDTELRQLGGYLIVRQGRPLEVIPALAAQLQVDAVHVCTDYEPEAVDRDARVAALLEADNRKFHSSKDQVIFEQHEVLTLAKGPFSVFTPYKNAWLKRLAAMPETLASYPVEPYAHAFAAPTAPPALPSLEQLGFEPGEPPLPAGMEGAQALFERFVEHIADYGRARDFPSEDGTSRLSIHLRFGTTSIRHLVRSAQQMALSGAGGEGSRVWLSELIWRDFYSMILARNPHVVTRSFKPAYDALAWETGAQADAMFKAWCEGRTGYPLVDAAMAQLNQSGFMHNRLRMVSASFLTKDLGIDWRRGERYFALKLNDYELASNNGGWQWAASTGCDAQPWFRIFNPVSQSTRFDAHGDFIREWVPALERLGAKEIHAPWLVDAGVLAAKGVVLGRDYPLPVVEHDVARKRTLERFSVVKKLAG
- a CDS encoding Hpt domain-containing protein, with translation MTNATSSRIPAFDTGPLSWVIGEIRDALGRSGTALRDAAGRSAEAQPTMLLHAKSHLHQAHGALQLVDVEGIGALSAAAEQLIDRFKDGHQACTLESVKIVQDAYQALIEYLEELLAGAPQQPVRLFPYYRDLQEKLGAERIHPSDLLPADLGKGVVLDAEPAAAAPDVAACRTRFEKSLLPYLKSGDKADGRAHAGAMRDAIAPIAPAQPEPRARLFWQALHAFIGVVADGQVESDLYVKQLLGQVNMQLRRLSQGQGGTPDPMLRDALFFVASAVEPDAQAHRLRQACGIDGLVPHDYDTRRYGRIDQATLLEAREALARSKSDWDRIATKGAGEPEVKEDFNQALSRLAGASEKLGAPALAQLMRELGRAATDAMAAGRSDGLGLEMATAMLFVENGLDQLRQLPDDFAENAEAVGARLLALAAGETPPDAPHWQGELARQIQQGQTVAVLASEIKAGLRQVEKLLDDYYDDPSKRDILAQAEPVLHQLQGALAILDQEQAVLAARHVAGEVRLLATSDGDVTAQSSVLHNIAQNIGALGFFTDLLGQNSELAKGRFTFDAEKRLLRELPFEFVEAAPVAVPDAPAAPPEASIESELLEIFILEAQEVLGFVAEALPQAQANPDSQEILALLRRSFHTLKGSSRMVSLERFADAAAAIERVMNLWLSEARSATPELLALLRQAHAELSDWVADLLANGCSARDSEALAAAAARVQQGAPEPDRKADGPALDDVPLLVDLAEPAATAAGPEIKRVGELDIAPALHAVYLDETEALVTLLADEFAAWRAEPERPAAPDAVKAAHTLAGTSATVGYGALHELAHALEQVLEQLAAPGARLDAAGRDLLDASLSRVRTMLQVFGLGQFAPNQPDLVGQLHLLGERLASKQADKQADKQADHAYGDADPALLDQLDALFASAYAELLASPPEAKPEAAAPPAVRDEAVQSNAASEIDDLFDSFFDDPFAAAAFAAPQLDQAAPDAEPAAFVPVTPDEAVLEQAPEAPAPVPDPMPAPAPLAAVPVFGDELDPDLLPVFLEEGADLFPQIGNGLRQWQQNPQDGAAAQGLQRALHTVKGSARMAGAMRLGQHAHELETQIESLLQAGAGALETNPAAFDELLASYDAALLLFEQLQQPSPPAQAAPAPAEAPGARAPLVRVRADILDRVVNQAGEVSISRSRLENQVGSLKGALSDFSENLDRLRRQMREIAIQAESQIASTLSIAGEQRFDPLEFDRFTRLQELTRMMAESVDDVEAFHDSLSRTVDSAAEDLAAQSRMTRDLQRDLMRVRMVPFASLSERLFRVARQTAKELEKRVNLDIRGGAVEIDRSVLEQMAAPFEHLLRNAIVHGIEPRSQRSAAGKPETGEILVQVEQHGNEVAIHFGDDGAGLDLERIRAKARTLGLIGPDAGLSDQEAAELIFEPGFSTADALTELAGRGVGMDVVRSEAQALGGRVVVTTEPGKGTRFAIHLPLTLAVAQVVLVASNGRTYALPSTLVEQVMQVRDTDLAAAQASGSIAVAGQPQALHTLAALLGERDHGAAMQRLNPVLVVHGAGGRIALRVDEVLGNREVVVKNVGPQLARMPGIAGATVLGTGEIVLILDPVALAQQPAMPAASGTPDAAPKQRATVMVVDDSITVRRVTQRLLEREGYAVMLAKDGVDALEQIAQARPDLMLVDIEMPRMDGFDLTRQLRENPATQAVPIIMITSRTADKHRNVALELGVNAFFGKPYQEAVLLAEVEKLLGQG
- the pyrR gene encoding bifunctional pyr operon transcriptional regulator/uracil phosphoribosyltransferase PyrR, which produces MPTPKLEYDAESLYRELLAQVRAGLAGVPDPAIVGIHSGGAWLAERLARDLDLLGRFGTIDVSFYRDDYAKKGLHPDVKPTHIRFAVDGATIVLVDDVLETGRTVRAAVNVLFDYGRPACIRLAALADRGGRELPVAADYVGVRTTLPSHQSLCLQRGDAGQLALTIEEDPAPTTSHAETTAK